The following coding sequences are from one Carassius auratus strain Wakin chromosome 15, ASM336829v1, whole genome shotgun sequence window:
- the LOC113115389 gene encoding NACHT, LRR and PYD domains-containing protein 12-like isoform X5: protein MSLHKEKVDDGPDSKMSCTSPGSSCGHVKSAQPTMKHPLKLINAVGSDSSSRKRQRLESSEPSGVSVKSNSSMLETPEFSDGPVTPDPVRGKIHRLIRSVPSSTFLCQSFIRQDNKETALQTHKQETGVLQRVKDEHKASMKNKYERLFEGIKLQVNETLLNRIYTQLYIMKEESEGVNKEHEVLQMEKTVKTQHSQYTPIYCNDIFKVSPETGCEEKDQIKIVLTKGIAGIGKTISVQKFVLDWAEGKANHDVDFMFVLSFRELNLIQNHQHSLHSLVLDFHPELQHLNSKIYEECKVVFIFDGLDENKVTLLFSDSQKVCDVTETSSVAVLVSNLMKGELLPSALIWITSRPAAANQIPTKYIDRVTEIQGFNETQKEEYFRLRIRDEHQASKIVLHIKKARSLHIMCHIPIFCWISSTVLQKLLEEDLSVEIPQTLTEMYIHFLLIQINIRNEKYEERDPAILLQSNREVIVNLAGVAFKQLIKGNVMFYEEDLIESGIDVTDASVYSGICTEIFKEESVIHQRKVYSFIHLSVQEFLAAFYVFSCYLMKKKEPLQLLGAKDKHDHEYDTDPDVDGISLTHKYYSNTEYLSDEDSFYALLTPAVDKALKSKNGHLDLFLRFLMGVSLESNQRLLKDLLTHTENSSESIRRTTQYIKEKIKNGHGLSIERSINLFLCLLEVKDQTLSREIQAFVKSDKHSEKYLSPAHCSAIAYMLQISEEVLDELDLKKYNTSDEGKRRLIPAVNNCRKALLAGCNLTGQHCKIVSSALQSSVLRELDLSNNDLQDSVNLLSHGLKSANCQLELLRLRFCNLTSQHCEIVSSALQSSNSVLRELDLSNNNLQDSGMEIFSSGLQSSNCRLKILRLPCCNLTGQSCEIVSSALQSSNYVLRELNLSNNDLQDSGVKLLSDGLKCPNCQLEILRLSGCMVTEEGCVYLSSALSSNPSHLRELDLSYNHPGQSGVQLLNQKMEDPNCSLQILNVDHGGEFMMTAGLRKYACDLSLDPNTANTQLILSEDNRKREFDWTVLLGG, encoded by the exons ATGAGCCTACATAAAGAGAAAGTTGATGATGGCCCTGACTCTAAAATGAGTTGTACATCTCCTGGATCCAGCTGTGGGCATGTGAAGAGTGCTCAGCCCACAATGAAACATCCCCTTAAACTCATTAATGCAGTGGGCTCTGACTCCAG CAGTAGAAAGAGACAGAGATTGGAGTCTTCAGAACCCAGCGGTGTGTCCGTAAAGAGTAACTCATCTATGTTGGAAACCCCTGAATTCAGTGACGGACCAGTGACCCCTGACCCTGT CAGGGGGAAGATACATAGGCTGATCAGATCTGTGCCGTCCTCTACATTCCTCTGTCAGTCCTTTATCAGGCAGGACAACAAAGAAACTGCCCTGCAGACACACAAGCAAGAGACTGGAGTCCTGCAGAGAGTCAAAGACGAGCACAAAGCTagcatgaagaacaagtatgagagaTTATTTGAAGGAATCAAACTGCAAGTGAATGAAACCCTCCTGAACAGgatctacacacagctctacatcatgAAAGAAGAGAGTGAAGGAGTGAATaaagaacatgaggttttacagatggagaaaacagtcaaaacacaacactcacaatacactccaatctactgcaatgacatctttaaagtcTCGCCTGAAACAGGATGTGAGGAGAAAGACCAAATAAAGATTGTCCTTACTAAAGGCATTGCTGGAATTGGAAAAACCATCTCAGTGCAGAAATTTGTTCTGGACTGGGCAGAGGGAAAAGCCAATCatgatgtagatttcatgtttgtgctttcATTTCGAGAGCTGAACCTGATTCAAAATCATCAACACAGTCTTCATAGTCTTgtgctggactttcatcctgaacttcaacATCTCAACTCAaagatttatgaggagtgtaaagttgtgttcatctttgatggtctggatgaaaacAAAGTTACACTGTTGTTTTCAGACTctcagaaagtttgtgatgtgactgagacTTCATCAGTGGCTGTGTTGGTGTCAAACCTCATgaaaggagagctgcttccctctgctctcatctggatcacctccagaccagcagcagccaatcagatccccacCAAATACATTGACCGTGTGacagaaattcagggattcaATGAGACTCaaaaggaggaatatttcaggttGAGAATTAGAGATGAACATCAAGCCAGTAAAATTGTTTTACACATCAAAAAAGCAAGAAGCCTCcatatcatgtgccacatccccatcttctgctggatctcatccactgtgcttcagaagctcctggaagaagatctgagTGTAGAAATCCCTCAGACACTGAcagaaatgtacatccactttctgcttattcagatcaacataaGGAACGAGAAGTATGAAGAAAGAGATCCAGCGATACTTCTACAGTCCAATAGAGAAGTCATTGTGAACCTTGCAGGagtggctttcaaacagctgataaagggcaatgtgatgttctatgaggaggacctgattgagagcggCATAGATGTCACTGATgcctcagtgtattctgggatttgcactgagatctttaaggaggaatctgtgattcatcagaggaaagtctacagTTTCATTCATCTGAGTGTTCAGGAGTTTCTTGCTGCATTCTATGTGTTTTCCTGCTATTTAATGAAGAAAAAGGAACCACTTCAACTTCTGGGTGCTAAAGATAAACATGACCATGAATATGACACTGACCCAGATGTTGATGGTATTAGTTTAACACATAAATATTACTCTAACACTGAGTACTTGTCTGATGAAGACTCTTTCTATGCTCTACTAACACCAGCAGTAGATAAAGCCCTCAAGAGTAAGAATGGACACCTAGATCTGTTCCTGCGATTCCTGATGGgcgtctcactggagtccaatcagagactcttaaaggatctactgacacacacagagaacagctcagagaGCATCAGGAGAACCACACAGTACATTAAAGAGAAGATCAAAAATGGACATGGACTGTCCATTgaaagatccatcaatctgttcctctgtctgctggaagtgaaagatcaAACTCTGTCCAGAGAGATTCAGGCATTTGTTAAGtcagacaaacactcagagaaGTATCTCTCTCCTGCTCACTGCTCAGCAATAGCCTACATGCTTCAGATATCAGAGGAGGTGCTGGATGAGCTGGACCTcaagaaatacaacacatcagatgagGGTAAAAGAAGATTGATTCCAGCTGTAAACAactgcagaaaagctct TCTTGCTGGCTGTAATCTCACTGGTCAACACTGCAAAATTGTGTCATCAGCTCTACAATCCTCTGTCTTGAGAGAGCTTgatctgagtaacaatgaccttcAGGACTCTGTGAATCTTCTTTCTCATGGACTGAAGAGTGCAAACTGTCAGCTGGAGTTACTAAG ACTGCGGTTCTGTAATCTCACTAGTCAGCATTGTGAAATTGTGTCATCAGCTCTACAGTCCTCAAACtctgtcctgagagagctggatctgagtaacaATAACCTGCAGGATTCAGGAATGGAGATTTTTTCCAGTGGACTGCAGAGTTCAAACTGTCGCCTGAAGATACTGAG aTTACCATGCTGTAATCTGACTGGTCAGTCCTGTGAAATTGTCTCATCAGCTCTACAATCTTCAAACTAtgtcctgagagagctgaatctAAGTAATaatgacctgcaggattcaggagtgaaactACTCTCTGATGGactaaagtgtccaaactgtcagctggaGATACTAAG GTTGTcaggctgtatggtgacagaggaaggctgtgtttatttgtcttcagctctgagttcaaacccttcacacctaagagagctggatctgagctacaatcaccccgGACAATCAGGAGTCCAGCTGCTCAACCAAAAAATGGAGGATCCAAACTGCTCACTGCAGATACTCAA tgtgGATCATGGTGGCGAGTTCATGATGACAGCAGGACTACGAAAGT ATGCCTGTGATCTCTCACTGGACCCAAACACAGCAAATACTCAACTCATCCTGTCTGAGGACAACAGAAAG AGAGAGTTTGACTGGACGGTGTTACTGGGAGGCTGA
- the LOC113115389 gene encoding NACHT, LRR and PYD domains-containing protein 12-like isoform X1: MSLHKEKVDDGPDSKMSCTSPGSSCGHVKSAQPTMKHPLKLINAVGSDSSSRKRQRLESSEPSGVSVKSNSSMLETPEFSDGPVTPDPVRGKIHRLIRSVPSSTFLCQSFIRQDNKETALQTHKQETGVLQRVKDEHKASMKNKYERLFEGIKLQVNETLLNRIYTQLYIMKEESEGVNKEHEVLQMEKTVKTQHSQYTPIYCNDIFKVSPETGCEEKDQIKIVLTKGIAGIGKTISVQKFVLDWAEGKANHDVDFMFVLSFRELNLIQNHQHSLHSLVLDFHPELQHLNSKIYEECKVVFIFDGLDENKVTLLFSDSQKVCDVTETSSVAVLVSNLMKGELLPSALIWITSRPAAANQIPTKYIDRVTEIQGFNETQKEEYFRLRIRDEHQASKIVLHIKKARSLHIMCHIPIFCWISSTVLQKLLEEDLSVEIPQTLTEMYIHFLLIQINIRNEKYEERDPAILLQSNREVIVNLAGVAFKQLIKGNVMFYEEDLIESGIDVTDASVYSGICTEIFKEESVIHQRKVYSFIHLSVQEFLAAFYVFSCYLMKKKEPLQLLGAKDKHDHEYDTDPDVDGISLTHKYYSNTEYLSDEDSFYALLTPAVDKALKSKNGHLDLFLRFLMGVSLESNQRLLKDLLTHTENSSESIRRTTQYIKEKIKNGHGLSIERSINLFLCLLEVKDQTLSREIQAFVKSDKHSEKYLSPAHCSAIAYMLQISEEVLDELDLKKYNTSDEGKRRLIPAVNNCRKALLAGCNLTGQHCKIVSSALQSSVLRELDLSNNDLQDSVNLLSHGLKSANCQLELLRLRFCNLTSQHCEIVSSALQSSNSVLRELDLSNNNLQDSGMEIFSSGLQSSNCRLKILRLPCCNLTGQSCEIVSSALQSSNYVLRELNLSNNDLQDSGVKLLSDGLKCPNCQLEILRLSGCMVTEEGCVYLSSALSSNPSHLRELDLSYNHPGQSGVQLLNQKMEDPNCSLQILNVDHGGEFMMTAGLRKYACDLSLDPNTANTQLILSEDNRKVTRVKNHQPYPDHPERFEQVPHVLCRESLTGRCYWEAEWSGYNTEISVTYKGISRKAGGDCWFGYNEKSWSLICTDDGITVWHNNKFTDISTPSPFFNTVGVYVDVLDGTLSFYSVSDTHTLTHLHTFNTTFTEPLYAGFKVSPDSSVSLC; encoded by the exons ATGAGCCTACATAAAGAGAAAGTTGATGATGGCCCTGACTCTAAAATGAGTTGTACATCTCCTGGATCCAGCTGTGGGCATGTGAAGAGTGCTCAGCCCACAATGAAACATCCCCTTAAACTCATTAATGCAGTGGGCTCTGACTCCAG CAGTAGAAAGAGACAGAGATTGGAGTCTTCAGAACCCAGCGGTGTGTCCGTAAAGAGTAACTCATCTATGTTGGAAACCCCTGAATTCAGTGACGGACCAGTGACCCCTGACCCTGT CAGGGGGAAGATACATAGGCTGATCAGATCTGTGCCGTCCTCTACATTCCTCTGTCAGTCCTTTATCAGGCAGGACAACAAAGAAACTGCCCTGCAGACACACAAGCAAGAGACTGGAGTCCTGCAGAGAGTCAAAGACGAGCACAAAGCTagcatgaagaacaagtatgagagaTTATTTGAAGGAATCAAACTGCAAGTGAATGAAACCCTCCTGAACAGgatctacacacagctctacatcatgAAAGAAGAGAGTGAAGGAGTGAATaaagaacatgaggttttacagatggagaaaacagtcaaaacacaacactcacaatacactccaatctactgcaatgacatctttaaagtcTCGCCTGAAACAGGATGTGAGGAGAAAGACCAAATAAAGATTGTCCTTACTAAAGGCATTGCTGGAATTGGAAAAACCATCTCAGTGCAGAAATTTGTTCTGGACTGGGCAGAGGGAAAAGCCAATCatgatgtagatttcatgtttgtgctttcATTTCGAGAGCTGAACCTGATTCAAAATCATCAACACAGTCTTCATAGTCTTgtgctggactttcatcctgaacttcaacATCTCAACTCAaagatttatgaggagtgtaaagttgtgttcatctttgatggtctggatgaaaacAAAGTTACACTGTTGTTTTCAGACTctcagaaagtttgtgatgtgactgagacTTCATCAGTGGCTGTGTTGGTGTCAAACCTCATgaaaggagagctgcttccctctgctctcatctggatcacctccagaccagcagcagccaatcagatccccacCAAATACATTGACCGTGTGacagaaattcagggattcaATGAGACTCaaaaggaggaatatttcaggttGAGAATTAGAGATGAACATCAAGCCAGTAAAATTGTTTTACACATCAAAAAAGCAAGAAGCCTCcatatcatgtgccacatccccatcttctgctggatctcatccactgtgcttcagaagctcctggaagaagatctgagTGTAGAAATCCCTCAGACACTGAcagaaatgtacatccactttctgcttattcagatcaacataaGGAACGAGAAGTATGAAGAAAGAGATCCAGCGATACTTCTACAGTCCAATAGAGAAGTCATTGTGAACCTTGCAGGagtggctttcaaacagctgataaagggcaatgtgatgttctatgaggaggacctgattgagagcggCATAGATGTCACTGATgcctcagtgtattctgggatttgcactgagatctttaaggaggaatctgtgattcatcagaggaaagtctacagTTTCATTCATCTGAGTGTTCAGGAGTTTCTTGCTGCATTCTATGTGTTTTCCTGCTATTTAATGAAGAAAAAGGAACCACTTCAACTTCTGGGTGCTAAAGATAAACATGACCATGAATATGACACTGACCCAGATGTTGATGGTATTAGTTTAACACATAAATATTACTCTAACACTGAGTACTTGTCTGATGAAGACTCTTTCTATGCTCTACTAACACCAGCAGTAGATAAAGCCCTCAAGAGTAAGAATGGACACCTAGATCTGTTCCTGCGATTCCTGATGGgcgtctcactggagtccaatcagagactcttaaaggatctactgacacacacagagaacagctcagagaGCATCAGGAGAACCACACAGTACATTAAAGAGAAGATCAAAAATGGACATGGACTGTCCATTgaaagatccatcaatctgttcctctgtctgctggaagtgaaagatcaAACTCTGTCCAGAGAGATTCAGGCATTTGTTAAGtcagacaaacactcagagaaGTATCTCTCTCCTGCTCACTGCTCAGCAATAGCCTACATGCTTCAGATATCAGAGGAGGTGCTGGATGAGCTGGACCTcaagaaatacaacacatcagatgagGGTAAAAGAAGATTGATTCCAGCTGTAAACAactgcagaaaagctct TCTTGCTGGCTGTAATCTCACTGGTCAACACTGCAAAATTGTGTCATCAGCTCTACAATCCTCTGTCTTGAGAGAGCTTgatctgagtaacaatgaccttcAGGACTCTGTGAATCTTCTTTCTCATGGACTGAAGAGTGCAAACTGTCAGCTGGAGTTACTAAG ACTGCGGTTCTGTAATCTCACTAGTCAGCATTGTGAAATTGTGTCATCAGCTCTACAGTCCTCAAACtctgtcctgagagagctggatctgagtaacaATAACCTGCAGGATTCAGGAATGGAGATTTTTTCCAGTGGACTGCAGAGTTCAAACTGTCGCCTGAAGATACTGAG aTTACCATGCTGTAATCTGACTGGTCAGTCCTGTGAAATTGTCTCATCAGCTCTACAATCTTCAAACTAtgtcctgagagagctgaatctAAGTAATaatgacctgcaggattcaggagtgaaactACTCTCTGATGGactaaagtgtccaaactgtcagctggaGATACTAAG GTTGTcaggctgtatggtgacagaggaaggctgtgtttatttgtcttcagctctgagttcaaacccttcacacctaagagagctggatctgagctacaatcaccccgGACAATCAGGAGTCCAGCTGCTCAACCAAAAAATGGAGGATCCAAACTGCTCACTGCAGATACTCAA tgtgGATCATGGTGGCGAGTTCATGATGACAGCAGGACTACGAAAGT ATGCCTGTGATCTCTCACTGGACCCAAACACAGCAAATACTCAACTCATCCTGTCTGAGGACAACAGAAAGGTGACACGTGTAAAAAATCATCAGCCATACCCTGATCATCCTGAGAGATTTGAGCAGGTTCCTCATGTTTTGTGTAGAGAGAGTTTGACTGGACGGTGTTACTGGGAGGCTGAATGGAGCGGATATAATACAGAAATATCAGTGACATATAAAGGAATCAGCAGGAAAGCAGGCGGTGACTGTTGGTTTGGATACAATGAGAAATCCTGGAGTCTGATCTGTACTGATGATGGAATTACTGTATGGCACAATAATAAGTTCACTGACATCTCTACCCCTTCACCTTTTTTTAACACagtaggagtgtatgtggatgTGTTGGACGGCACTCTGTCATTCTACAgtgtctcagacacacacacactcacacacttacacacatttaacacaacattcactgaacccctctaTGCTGGTTTTAAAGTTTCCCCTGATTCCTCAGTGTCTCTGTGTTGA
- the LOC113115389 gene encoding NACHT, LRR and PYD domains-containing protein 12-like isoform X2, protein MSLHKEKVDDGPDSKMSCTSPGSSCGHVKSAQPTMKHPLKLINAVGSDSSSRKRQRLESSEPSGVSVKSNSSMLETPEFSDGPVTPDPVGKIHRLIRSVPSSTFLCQSFIRQDNKETALQTHKQETGVLQRVKDEHKASMKNKYERLFEGIKLQVNETLLNRIYTQLYIMKEESEGVNKEHEVLQMEKTVKTQHSQYTPIYCNDIFKVSPETGCEEKDQIKIVLTKGIAGIGKTISVQKFVLDWAEGKANHDVDFMFVLSFRELNLIQNHQHSLHSLVLDFHPELQHLNSKIYEECKVVFIFDGLDENKVTLLFSDSQKVCDVTETSSVAVLVSNLMKGELLPSALIWITSRPAAANQIPTKYIDRVTEIQGFNETQKEEYFRLRIRDEHQASKIVLHIKKARSLHIMCHIPIFCWISSTVLQKLLEEDLSVEIPQTLTEMYIHFLLIQINIRNEKYEERDPAILLQSNREVIVNLAGVAFKQLIKGNVMFYEEDLIESGIDVTDASVYSGICTEIFKEESVIHQRKVYSFIHLSVQEFLAAFYVFSCYLMKKKEPLQLLGAKDKHDHEYDTDPDVDGISLTHKYYSNTEYLSDEDSFYALLTPAVDKALKSKNGHLDLFLRFLMGVSLESNQRLLKDLLTHTENSSESIRRTTQYIKEKIKNGHGLSIERSINLFLCLLEVKDQTLSREIQAFVKSDKHSEKYLSPAHCSAIAYMLQISEEVLDELDLKKYNTSDEGKRRLIPAVNNCRKALLAGCNLTGQHCKIVSSALQSSVLRELDLSNNDLQDSVNLLSHGLKSANCQLELLRLRFCNLTSQHCEIVSSALQSSNSVLRELDLSNNNLQDSGMEIFSSGLQSSNCRLKILRLPCCNLTGQSCEIVSSALQSSNYVLRELNLSNNDLQDSGVKLLSDGLKCPNCQLEILRLSGCMVTEEGCVYLSSALSSNPSHLRELDLSYNHPGQSGVQLLNQKMEDPNCSLQILNVDHGGEFMMTAGLRKYACDLSLDPNTANTQLILSEDNRKVTRVKNHQPYPDHPERFEQVPHVLCRESLTGRCYWEAEWSGYNTEISVTYKGISRKAGGDCWFGYNEKSWSLICTDDGITVWHNNKFTDISTPSPFFNTVGVYVDVLDGTLSFYSVSDTHTLTHLHTFNTTFTEPLYAGFKVSPDSSVSLC, encoded by the exons ATGAGCCTACATAAAGAGAAAGTTGATGATGGCCCTGACTCTAAAATGAGTTGTACATCTCCTGGATCCAGCTGTGGGCATGTGAAGAGTGCTCAGCCCACAATGAAACATCCCCTTAAACTCATTAATGCAGTGGGCTCTGACTCCAG CAGTAGAAAGAGACAGAGATTGGAGTCTTCAGAACCCAGCGGTGTGTCCGTAAAGAGTAACTCATCTATGTTGGAAACCCCTGAATTCAGTGACGGACCAGTGACCCCTGACCCTGT GGGGAAGATACATAGGCTGATCAGATCTGTGCCGTCCTCTACATTCCTCTGTCAGTCCTTTATCAGGCAGGACAACAAAGAAACTGCCCTGCAGACACACAAGCAAGAGACTGGAGTCCTGCAGAGAGTCAAAGACGAGCACAAAGCTagcatgaagaacaagtatgagagaTTATTTGAAGGAATCAAACTGCAAGTGAATGAAACCCTCCTGAACAGgatctacacacagctctacatcatgAAAGAAGAGAGTGAAGGAGTGAATaaagaacatgaggttttacagatggagaaaacagtcaaaacacaacactcacaatacactccaatctactgcaatgacatctttaaagtcTCGCCTGAAACAGGATGTGAGGAGAAAGACCAAATAAAGATTGTCCTTACTAAAGGCATTGCTGGAATTGGAAAAACCATCTCAGTGCAGAAATTTGTTCTGGACTGGGCAGAGGGAAAAGCCAATCatgatgtagatttcatgtttgtgctttcATTTCGAGAGCTGAACCTGATTCAAAATCATCAACACAGTCTTCATAGTCTTgtgctggactttcatcctgaacttcaacATCTCAACTCAaagatttatgaggagtgtaaagttgtgttcatctttgatggtctggatgaaaacAAAGTTACACTGTTGTTTTCAGACTctcagaaagtttgtgatgtgactgagacTTCATCAGTGGCTGTGTTGGTGTCAAACCTCATgaaaggagagctgcttccctctgctctcatctggatcacctccagaccagcagcagccaatcagatccccacCAAATACATTGACCGTGTGacagaaattcagggattcaATGAGACTCaaaaggaggaatatttcaggttGAGAATTAGAGATGAACATCAAGCCAGTAAAATTGTTTTACACATCAAAAAAGCAAGAAGCCTCcatatcatgtgccacatccccatcttctgctggatctcatccactgtgcttcagaagctcctggaagaagatctgagTGTAGAAATCCCTCAGACACTGAcagaaatgtacatccactttctgcttattcagatcaacataaGGAACGAGAAGTATGAAGAAAGAGATCCAGCGATACTTCTACAGTCCAATAGAGAAGTCATTGTGAACCTTGCAGGagtggctttcaaacagctgataaagggcaatgtgatgttctatgaggaggacctgattgagagcggCATAGATGTCACTGATgcctcagtgtattctgggatttgcactgagatctttaaggaggaatctgtgattcatcagaggaaagtctacagTTTCATTCATCTGAGTGTTCAGGAGTTTCTTGCTGCATTCTATGTGTTTTCCTGCTATTTAATGAAGAAAAAGGAACCACTTCAACTTCTGGGTGCTAAAGATAAACATGACCATGAATATGACACTGACCCAGATGTTGATGGTATTAGTTTAACACATAAATATTACTCTAACACTGAGTACTTGTCTGATGAAGACTCTTTCTATGCTCTACTAACACCAGCAGTAGATAAAGCCCTCAAGAGTAAGAATGGACACCTAGATCTGTTCCTGCGATTCCTGATGGgcgtctcactggagtccaatcagagactcttaaaggatctactgacacacacagagaacagctcagagaGCATCAGGAGAACCACACAGTACATTAAAGAGAAGATCAAAAATGGACATGGACTGTCCATTgaaagatccatcaatctgttcctctgtctgctggaagtgaaagatcaAACTCTGTCCAGAGAGATTCAGGCATTTGTTAAGtcagacaaacactcagagaaGTATCTCTCTCCTGCTCACTGCTCAGCAATAGCCTACATGCTTCAGATATCAGAGGAGGTGCTGGATGAGCTGGACCTcaagaaatacaacacatcagatgagGGTAAAAGAAGATTGATTCCAGCTGTAAACAactgcagaaaagctct TCTTGCTGGCTGTAATCTCACTGGTCAACACTGCAAAATTGTGTCATCAGCTCTACAATCCTCTGTCTTGAGAGAGCTTgatctgagtaacaatgaccttcAGGACTCTGTGAATCTTCTTTCTCATGGACTGAAGAGTGCAAACTGTCAGCTGGAGTTACTAAG ACTGCGGTTCTGTAATCTCACTAGTCAGCATTGTGAAATTGTGTCATCAGCTCTACAGTCCTCAAACtctgtcctgagagagctggatctgagtaacaATAACCTGCAGGATTCAGGAATGGAGATTTTTTCCAGTGGACTGCAGAGTTCAAACTGTCGCCTGAAGATACTGAG aTTACCATGCTGTAATCTGACTGGTCAGTCCTGTGAAATTGTCTCATCAGCTCTACAATCTTCAAACTAtgtcctgagagagctgaatctAAGTAATaatgacctgcaggattcaggagtgaaactACTCTCTGATGGactaaagtgtccaaactgtcagctggaGATACTAAG GTTGTcaggctgtatggtgacagaggaaggctgtgtttatttgtcttcagctctgagttcaaacccttcacacctaagagagctggatctgagctacaatcaccccgGACAATCAGGAGTCCAGCTGCTCAACCAAAAAATGGAGGATCCAAACTGCTCACTGCAGATACTCAA tgtgGATCATGGTGGCGAGTTCATGATGACAGCAGGACTACGAAAGT ATGCCTGTGATCTCTCACTGGACCCAAACACAGCAAATACTCAACTCATCCTGTCTGAGGACAACAGAAAGGTGACACGTGTAAAAAATCATCAGCCATACCCTGATCATCCTGAGAGATTTGAGCAGGTTCCTCATGTTTTGTGTAGAGAGAGTTTGACTGGACGGTGTTACTGGGAGGCTGAATGGAGCGGATATAATACAGAAATATCAGTGACATATAAAGGAATCAGCAGGAAAGCAGGCGGTGACTGTTGGTTTGGATACAATGAGAAATCCTGGAGTCTGATCTGTACTGATGATGGAATTACTGTATGGCACAATAATAAGTTCACTGACATCTCTACCCCTTCACCTTTTTTTAACACagtaggagtgtatgtggatgTGTTGGACGGCACTCTGTCATTCTACAgtgtctcagacacacacacactcacacacttacacacatttaacacaacattcactgaacccctctaTGCTGGTTTTAAAGTTTCCCCTGATTCCTCAGTGTCTCTGTGTTGA